From Drosophila suzukii chromosome 2R, CBGP_Dsuzu_IsoJpt1.0, whole genome shotgun sequence, a single genomic window includes:
- the Ehbp1 gene encoding EH domain-binding protein 1 isoform X6 produces the protein MASVWKRLQRNFKRAAKFQFTASYHDLHLETTAKWRPSNLSIVWTRRSRRVASAPLPWEPDMMNPLVGNISWPVPDNHTISVTLFKDPRTHELEDKDWTFVIEDVTPMGKKRVLANASINMRKYASVESTQQSFTLTLKPVSKKITAASLELTISCVFLREGKATDEDMQSVVSMMSVNNNDVAPLDDLEDIPDFDNCSEITDFTQQLKHLTISLNGCIDLDTPQSEGDGKGEAASKLDLSTATGATGGLSSADESLKTPNGLQPLVDSTPIKSPGEVRQPPKQTPVEPARSKTIETFDKMVTSTPLEPKASKDDAKPKKKRALFFTEKEDDQDLRVTSLKEESGDSSTKKEATKEENKSTKEASSVVVVPPSVKRPELQPLNLKKSYEPSPTPAPAPAPALAPASVINESTGSQSGLSTSGSLNNSLKPVEKIVLKTNTPGQDLLEWCKEVTKDYQNVKVTNLTTSWRNGMAFCAIIHHFAPELIDMSQLSAHDVVGNCRIAFDAAESLGIPRVIEPREMNMLTVPDKLGVMTYLHQLRAHFTGKQLKIEQIGSTADESSYVIGDYMSDNLSQSRIVFSHPKSLLLHQNSIDEEIMGHNKSEQLSPTRKKDVKNQILNNSKNILDKVMSPTKDKNSINASQHANQSSVLSGQTSPPPQEDSLDEGPPVGGKENISKSVIDPQAASRILTRHKLMSEKAKLMMEKLKLYNSSEANDEDRQARLREQARRLILETRVRSGGSVESPTSPTRPKLERTISPIHNGAEEFYLEQSKKLDAQEPGSPSHRLSGLKGLGVNGSPLQSFNAIVDRVSPKHEKRGDKMSYIESELEALEREQEAIDQKASSLEAKLRAVMGGNPKTEETEEQLLSQWFTLVNKKNALLRRQMQLNILEQEKDLERKHTMLNQELRAAQSVEDWRKTEVQREKERLLLEELMTIVDKRDQLVQHLHNQEKAIEDDQEIAKVLEHVDISEKDKCVLQ, from the exons ATGGCCAGCGTCTGGAAGCGATTGCAGCGCAATTTCAAGCGCGCCGCCAAATTCCAGTTCACTGCATCGTACCACGATCTGCATCTGGAAACCACCGCCAAGTG GCGACCGTCGAACCTTTCTATCGTTTGGACCAGGAGATCTAGACGAGTGGCCAGTGCTCCGTTGCCATGGGAGCCGGATATGATGAATCCCCTGGTGGGCAATATATCCTGGCCAGTGCCCGACAATCACACCATATCGGTCACCCTGTTCAAGGATCCTCGGACGCACGAGCTGGAGGACAAGGACTGGACGTTCGTCATCGAAGAT GTCACCCCAATGGGCAAGAAACGCGTCCTGGCCAATGCCAGCATCAATATGAGGAAGTATGCCAGCGTAGAATCCACTCAGCAGAGCTTTACGTTGACTTTAAAGCCAGTCTCGAAGAAGATTACTGCAGCCAGTCTGGAACTCACGATAAGCTGTGTATTCTTGAGGGAAGGAAAGGCCAC GGACGAAGACATGCAGAGCGTTGTCTCCATGATGTCCGTGAACAACAATGATGTGGCGCCGTTGGATGACTTGGAGGACATTCCCGATTTTGACAACTGTAGTGAAATCACTGACTTTACCCAGCAACTTAAGCATTTGACAATTAGCCTGAATGGCTGCATTGATTTGGACACCCCTCAAAGTG AAGGCGACGGCAAAGGCGAGGCTGCGAGCAAGTTAGACTTGAGCACAGCAACCGGAGCAACCGGTGGTCTTAGTAGTGCCGACGAGTCCCTCAAAACTCCCAATGGACTGCAGCCCCTGGTGGACAGTACGCCCATTAAGTCACCTGGGGAGGTGAGGCAGCCGCCCAAGCAAACACCTGTGGAGCCAGCGAGGTCGAAGACCATCGAGACCTTTGACAAAATGGTCACCTCAACGCCGCTGGAACCCAAAGCAAGCAAAGATGATGCGAAGCCAAAGAAGAAAAGGGCCTTGTTCTTCACCGAGAAGGAGGATGATCAGGACTTGAGGGTGACGAGTCTCAAGGAGGAAAGTGGCGACAGCAGCACCAAAAAGGAAGCGACCAAAGAGGAGAACAAGTCCACTAAGGAGGCCTCATCTGTGGTGGTAGTGCCACCGAGTGTGAAGCGCCCCGAGCTGCAGCCCCTGAACCTGAAGAAGAGCTACGAACCCTCGCCGACTCCTGCGCCCGCACCCGCACCCGCACTCGCACCCGCATCTGTGATAAACGAATCCACAGGATCGCAGTCGGGTTTGAGTACCTCTGGCTCGCTGAACAACAGCCTAAAGCCCGTCGAGAAGATCGTGCTGAAGACGAACACTCCCGGGCAGGATCTGCTGGAGTGGTGCAAAGAGGTTACCAAAGACTACCAAAATGTTAAGGTCACCAACCTGACGACCAGCTGGCGCAACGGCATGGCCTTCTGCGCCATCATCCATCACTTTGCGCCGGAGCTCAT TGACATGTCCCAGCTGAGCGCCCATGATGTGGTGGGTAACTGTCGCATTGCCTTTGACGCGGCGGAATCCTTGGGAATACCGCGGGTAATCGAGCCGCGGGAAATGAACATGCTGACAGTGCCAGACAAGTTGGGCGTGATGACCTATTTGCATCAGTTGAGGGCGCATTTCACCGGCAAGCAGCTGAAAATCGAGCAAATTG GATCCACGGCAGATGAGTCGAGCTACGTGATTGGAGACTATATGTCCGACAATTTGTCGCAGAGTCGCATCGTCTTTTCTCACCCGAAGAGTTTGCTGCTGCATCAAAACTCCATCGATGAGGAGATCATGGGACACAACAAGTCAGAGCAACTGTCGCCCACTAGGAAAAAGGATGTGAAGAATCAGATTCTGAACAACTCGAAGAACATACTGGACAAGGTGATGTCGCCCACCAAGGACAAGAACTCGATCAACGCATCGCAGCATGCCAATCAGTCGTCGGTGCTCAGCGGCCAGACGTCGCCTCCGCCGCAGGAGGACTCCCTGGACGAAGGTCCTCCCGTGGGTGGCAAGGAGAACATCTCCAAATCCGTCATTGATCCCCAGGCGGCCAGT CGAATCCTAACGCGCCACAAGCTGATGAGCGAAAAAGCCAAGCTGATGATGGAAAAGCTAAAGCTTTACAATTCCAGCGAGGCGAACGAC GAGGATCGACAGGCGCGTCTGCGGGAACAGGCTCGTCGCCTCATCCTGGAGACGCGTGTGCGGAGCGGCGGCTCCGTCGAGAGCCCAACCAGCCCCACGAGGCCCAAGCTGGAGCGGACCATCTCGCCCATCCACAACGGAGCCGAGGAGTTTTACCTGGAGCAGTCAAAGAAGCTGGATGCGCAGGAACCGGGCAGTCCTAGTCATAGGTTAAGTGGTCTTAAGGGCCTCGGAGTTAATGGCAGTCCCCTGCAGTCCTTTAACGCAATTGTGGACCGCGTCTCACCAAAGCACGAAAAGAGG GGTGACAAGATGTCCTACATTGAATCCGAGCTGGAGGCCCTGGAGCGGGAGCAGGAGGCCATCGACCAGAAGGCCAGCAGTCTGGAGGCCAAGCTGCGCGCCGTGATGGGCGGCAATCCAA AGACCGAGGAAACGGAGGAGCAACTGCTATCGCAATGGTTTACGCTGGTCAACAAAAAGAACGCACTTCTCCGGCGACAAATGCAGCTGAACATACT CGAACAGGAAAAAGATTTGGAGCGAAAGCATACAATGCTGAACCAGGAGCTGCGGGCGGCGCAATCTGTGGAGGATTGGCGCAAGACGGAAGTGCAGCGGGAGAAGGAGCGGCTGCTGCTCGAGGAGCTGATGACGATTGTCGACAAGCGTGACCAGTTGGTGCAGCATCTGCACAACCAAGAGAAAGC GATCGAGGACGACCAGGAGATCGCGAAGGTACTGGAGCACGTGGACATCAGCGAAAAAGACAAATGTGTTCTTCAATAG
- the Ehbp1 gene encoding EH domain-binding protein 1 isoform X3, translating into MASVWKRLQRNFKRAAKFQFTASYHDLHLETTAKWRPSNLSIVWTRRSRRVASAPLPWEPDMMNPLVGNISWPVPDNHTISVTLFKDPRTHELEDKDWTFVIEDVTPMGKKRVLANASINMRKYASVESTQQSFTLTLKPVSKKITAASLELTISCVFLREGKATDEDMQSVVSMMSVNNNDVAPLDDLEDIPDFDNCSEITDFTQQLKHLTISLNGCIDLDTPQSGDGKGEAASKLDLSTATGATGGLSSADESLKTPNGLQPLVDSTPIKSPGEVRQPPKQTPVEPARSKTIETFDKMVTSTPLEPKASKDDAKPKKKRALFFTEKEDDQDLRVTSLKEESGDSSTKKEATKEENKSTKEASSVVVVPPSVKRPELQPLNLKKSYEPSPTPAPAPAPALAPASVINESTGSQSGLSTSGSLNNSLKPVEKIVLKTNTPGQDLLEWCKEVTKDYQNVKVTNLTTSWRNGMAFCAIIHHFAPELIDMSQLSAHDVVGNCRIAFDAAESLGIPRVIEPREMNMLTVPDKLGVMTYLHQLRAHFTGKQLKIEQIGSTADESSYVIGDYMSDNLSQSRIVFSHPKSLLLHQNSIDEEIMGHNKSEQLSPTRKKDVKNQILNNSKNILDKVMSPTKDKNSINASQHANQSSVLSGQTSPPPQEDSLDEGPPVGGKENISKSVIDPQAASRILTRHKLMSEKAKLMMEKLKLYNSSEANDEDRQARLREQARRLILETRVRSGGSVESPTSPTRPKLERTISPIHNGAEEFYLEQSKKLDAQEPGSPSHRLSGLKGLGVNGSPLQSFNAIVDRVSPKHEKRGDKMSYIESELEALEREQEAIDQKASSLEAKLRAVMGGNPSNNRRGSARNGNPILRLIRNSIGGGDVIRIKLLDSDDESLFGGGGAGSGGGGGSEDDDRDTSSDSVSNSGDELHTRQRPRPRSHSCFVNVPKSVHPSTMTSPAHLRPHHVHHVVPYTHMLDSSPSALSSQQSSCDNLPACSEDDEVLALAATGRAASLRRQQDRHRRRRQRRERRSHLCHTPSHCETEETEEQLLSQWFTLVNKKNALLRRQMQLNILEQEKDLERKHTMLNQELRAAQSVEDWRKTEVQREKERLLLEELMTIVDKRDQLVQHLHNQEKAIEDDQEIAKVLEHVDISEKDKCVLQ; encoded by the exons ATGGCCAGCGTCTGGAAGCGATTGCAGCGCAATTTCAAGCGCGCCGCCAAATTCCAGTTCACTGCATCGTACCACGATCTGCATCTGGAAACCACCGCCAAGTG GCGACCGTCGAACCTTTCTATCGTTTGGACCAGGAGATCTAGACGAGTGGCCAGTGCTCCGTTGCCATGGGAGCCGGATATGATGAATCCCCTGGTGGGCAATATATCCTGGCCAGTGCCCGACAATCACACCATATCGGTCACCCTGTTCAAGGATCCTCGGACGCACGAGCTGGAGGACAAGGACTGGACGTTCGTCATCGAAGAT GTCACCCCAATGGGCAAGAAACGCGTCCTGGCCAATGCCAGCATCAATATGAGGAAGTATGCCAGCGTAGAATCCACTCAGCAGAGCTTTACGTTGACTTTAAAGCCAGTCTCGAAGAAGATTACTGCAGCCAGTCTGGAACTCACGATAAGCTGTGTATTCTTGAGGGAAGGAAAGGCCAC GGACGAAGACATGCAGAGCGTTGTCTCCATGATGTCCGTGAACAACAATGATGTGGCGCCGTTGGATGACTTGGAGGACATTCCCGATTTTGACAACTGTAGTGAAATCACTGACTTTACCCAGCAACTTAAGCATTTGACAATTAGCCTGAATGGCTGCATTGATTTGGACACCCCTCAAAGTG GCGACGGCAAAGGCGAGGCTGCGAGCAAGTTAGACTTGAGCACAGCAACCGGAGCAACCGGTGGTCTTAGTAGTGCCGACGAGTCCCTCAAAACTCCCAATGGACTGCAGCCCCTGGTGGACAGTACGCCCATTAAGTCACCTGGGGAGGTGAGGCAGCCGCCCAAGCAAACACCTGTGGAGCCAGCGAGGTCGAAGACCATCGAGACCTTTGACAAAATGGTCACCTCAACGCCGCTGGAACCCAAAGCAAGCAAAGATGATGCGAAGCCAAAGAAGAAAAGGGCCTTGTTCTTCACCGAGAAGGAGGATGATCAGGACTTGAGGGTGACGAGTCTCAAGGAGGAAAGTGGCGACAGCAGCACCAAAAAGGAAGCGACCAAAGAGGAGAACAAGTCCACTAAGGAGGCCTCATCTGTGGTGGTAGTGCCACCGAGTGTGAAGCGCCCCGAGCTGCAGCCCCTGAACCTGAAGAAGAGCTACGAACCCTCGCCGACTCCTGCGCCCGCACCCGCACCCGCACTCGCACCCGCATCTGTGATAAACGAATCCACAGGATCGCAGTCGGGTTTGAGTACCTCTGGCTCGCTGAACAACAGCCTAAAGCCCGTCGAGAAGATCGTGCTGAAGACGAACACTCCCGGGCAGGATCTGCTGGAGTGGTGCAAAGAGGTTACCAAAGACTACCAAAATGTTAAGGTCACCAACCTGACGACCAGCTGGCGCAACGGCATGGCCTTCTGCGCCATCATCCATCACTTTGCGCCGGAGCTCAT TGACATGTCCCAGCTGAGCGCCCATGATGTGGTGGGTAACTGTCGCATTGCCTTTGACGCGGCGGAATCCTTGGGAATACCGCGGGTAATCGAGCCGCGGGAAATGAACATGCTGACAGTGCCAGACAAGTTGGGCGTGATGACCTATTTGCATCAGTTGAGGGCGCATTTCACCGGCAAGCAGCTGAAAATCGAGCAAATTG GATCCACGGCAGATGAGTCGAGCTACGTGATTGGAGACTATATGTCCGACAATTTGTCGCAGAGTCGCATCGTCTTTTCTCACCCGAAGAGTTTGCTGCTGCATCAAAACTCCATCGATGAGGAGATCATGGGACACAACAAGTCAGAGCAACTGTCGCCCACTAGGAAAAAGGATGTGAAGAATCAGATTCTGAACAACTCGAAGAACATACTGGACAAGGTGATGTCGCCCACCAAGGACAAGAACTCGATCAACGCATCGCAGCATGCCAATCAGTCGTCGGTGCTCAGCGGCCAGACGTCGCCTCCGCCGCAGGAGGACTCCCTGGACGAAGGTCCTCCCGTGGGTGGCAAGGAGAACATCTCCAAATCCGTCATTGATCCCCAGGCGGCCAGT CGAATCCTAACGCGCCACAAGCTGATGAGCGAAAAAGCCAAGCTGATGATGGAAAAGCTAAAGCTTTACAATTCCAGCGAGGCGAACGAC GAGGATCGACAGGCGCGTCTGCGGGAACAGGCTCGTCGCCTCATCCTGGAGACGCGTGTGCGGAGCGGCGGCTCCGTCGAGAGCCCAACCAGCCCCACGAGGCCCAAGCTGGAGCGGACCATCTCGCCCATCCACAACGGAGCCGAGGAGTTTTACCTGGAGCAGTCAAAGAAGCTGGATGCGCAGGAACCGGGCAGTCCTAGTCATAGGTTAAGTGGTCTTAAGGGCCTCGGAGTTAATGGCAGTCCCCTGCAGTCCTTTAACGCAATTGTGGACCGCGTCTCACCAAAGCACGAAAAGAGG GGTGACAAGATGTCCTACATTGAATCCGAGCTGGAGGCCCTGGAGCGGGAGCAGGAGGCCATCGACCAGAAGGCCAGCAGTCTGGAGGCCAAGCTGCGCGCCGTGATGGGCGGCAATCCAAGTAATAATCGTCGGGGTAGCGCCCGAAACGGCAACCCCATCCTTAGGCTAATCCGAAATAGTATTGGTGGTGGTGATGTGATACGCATCAAGCTGCTCGACTCGGATGACGAGAGCCTGTTTGGTGGAGGAGGTGCCGgcagtggtggtggtggtggtagCGAGGACGACGACCGGGACACGTCCAGCGACAGTGTCAGCAACTCCGGCGACGAGTTGCACACGCGCCAGCGCCCCCGGCCGCGCTCCCATTCGTGCTTTGTGAATGTGCCCAAGAGTGTGCATCCATCGACCATGACCTCGCCCGCCCATCTGCGTCCGCATCATGTGCATCATGTTGTGCCCTACACCCACATGCTAGACAGCTCCCCGTCGGCGCTCTCCTCGCAGCAGTCCTCCTGCGACAATCTGCCCGCGTGCAGCGAGGATGACGAGGTCCTGGCGCTGGCGGCCACCGGCCGGGCGGCTTCCTTGCGGCGGCAGCAGGATCGCCACAGGCGACGCCGTCAGCGGCGGGAGCGGCGCTCCCATTTGTGTCACACCCCCAGTCATTGTG AGACCGAGGAAACGGAGGAGCAACTGCTATCGCAATGGTTTACGCTGGTCAACAAAAAGAACGCACTTCTCCGGCGACAAATGCAGCTGAACATACT CGAACAGGAAAAAGATTTGGAGCGAAAGCATACAATGCTGAACCAGGAGCTGCGGGCGGCGCAATCTGTGGAGGATTGGCGCAAGACGGAAGTGCAGCGGGAGAAGGAGCGGCTGCTGCTCGAGGAGCTGATGACGATTGTCGACAAGCGTGACCAGTTGGTGCAGCATCTGCACAACCAAGAGAAAGC GATCGAGGACGACCAGGAGATCGCGAAGGTACTGGAGCACGTGGACATCAGCGAAAAAGACAAATGTGTTCTTCAATAG
- the Ehbp1 gene encoding EH domain-binding protein 1 isoform X5, producing MASVWKRLQRNFKRAAKFQFTASYHDLHLETTAKWRPSNLSIVWTRRSRRVASAPLPWEPDMMNPLVGNISWPVPDNHTISVTLFKDPRTHELEDKDWTFVIEDVTPMGKKRVLANASINMRKYASVESTQQSFTLTLKPVSKKITAASLELTISCVFLREGKATDEDMQSVVSMMSVNNNDVAPLDDLEDIPDFDNCSEITDFTQQLKHLTISLNGCIDLDTPQSVPSLSEDPTPLAESINQLHFELEGDGKGEAASKLDLSTATGATGGLSSADESLKTPNGLQPLVDSTPIKSPGEVRQPPKQTPVEPARSKTIETFDKMVTSTPLEPKASKDDAKPKKKRALFFTEKEDDQDLRVTSLKEESGDSSTKKEATKEENKSTKEASSVVVVPPSVKRPELQPLNLKKSYEPSPTPAPAPAPALAPASVINESTGSQSGLSTSGSLNNSLKPVEKIVLKTNTPGQDLLEWCKEVTKDYQNVKVTNLTTSWRNGMAFCAIIHHFAPELIDMSQLSAHDVVGNCRIAFDAAESLGIPRVIEPREMNMLTVPDKLGVMTYLHQLRAHFTGKQLKIEQIGSTADESSYVIGDYMSDNLSQSRIVFSHPKSLLLHQNSIDEEIMGHNKSEQLSPTRKKDVKNQILNNSKNILDKVMSPTKDKNSINASQHANQSSVLSGQTSPPPQEDSLDEGPPVGGKENISKSVIDPQAASRILTRHKLMSEKAKLMMEKLKLYNSSEANDEDRQARLREQARRLILETRVRSGGSVESPTSPTRPKLERTISPIHNGAEEFYLEQSKKLDAQEPGSPSHRLSGLKGLGVNGSPLQSFNAIVDRVSPKHEKRGDKMSYIESELEALEREQEAIDQKASSLEAKLRAVMGGNPKTEETEEQLLSQWFTLVNKKNALLRRQMQLNILEQEKDLERKHTMLNQELRAAQSVEDWRKTEVQREKERLLLEELMTIVDKRDQLVQHLHNQEKAIEDDQEIAKVLEHVDISEKDKCVLQ from the exons ATGGCCAGCGTCTGGAAGCGATTGCAGCGCAATTTCAAGCGCGCCGCCAAATTCCAGTTCACTGCATCGTACCACGATCTGCATCTGGAAACCACCGCCAAGTG GCGACCGTCGAACCTTTCTATCGTTTGGACCAGGAGATCTAGACGAGTGGCCAGTGCTCCGTTGCCATGGGAGCCGGATATGATGAATCCCCTGGTGGGCAATATATCCTGGCCAGTGCCCGACAATCACACCATATCGGTCACCCTGTTCAAGGATCCTCGGACGCACGAGCTGGAGGACAAGGACTGGACGTTCGTCATCGAAGAT GTCACCCCAATGGGCAAGAAACGCGTCCTGGCCAATGCCAGCATCAATATGAGGAAGTATGCCAGCGTAGAATCCACTCAGCAGAGCTTTACGTTGACTTTAAAGCCAGTCTCGAAGAAGATTACTGCAGCCAGTCTGGAACTCACGATAAGCTGTGTATTCTTGAGGGAAGGAAAGGCCAC GGACGAAGACATGCAGAGCGTTGTCTCCATGATGTCCGTGAACAACAATGATGTGGCGCCGTTGGATGACTTGGAGGACATTCCCGATTTTGACAACTGTAGTGAAATCACTGACTTTACCCAGCAACTTAAGCATTTGACAATTAGCCTGAATGGCTGCATTGATTTGGACACCCCTCAAAGTG TACCTTCGTTATCTGAAGATCCAACACCGTTGGCCGAGTCCATTAATCAATTGCATTTTGAACTAGAAGGCGACGGCAAAGGCGAGGCTGCGAGCAAGTTAGACTTGAGCACAGCAACCGGAGCAACCGGTGGTCTTAGTAGTGCCGACGAGTCCCTCAAAACTCCCAATGGACTGCAGCCCCTGGTGGACAGTACGCCCATTAAGTCACCTGGGGAGGTGAGGCAGCCGCCCAAGCAAACACCTGTGGAGCCAGCGAGGTCGAAGACCATCGAGACCTTTGACAAAATGGTCACCTCAACGCCGCTGGAACCCAAAGCAAGCAAAGATGATGCGAAGCCAAAGAAGAAAAGGGCCTTGTTCTTCACCGAGAAGGAGGATGATCAGGACTTGAGGGTGACGAGTCTCAAGGAGGAAAGTGGCGACAGCAGCACCAAAAAGGAAGCGACCAAAGAGGAGAACAAGTCCACTAAGGAGGCCTCATCTGTGGTGGTAGTGCCACCGAGTGTGAAGCGCCCCGAGCTGCAGCCCCTGAACCTGAAGAAGAGCTACGAACCCTCGCCGACTCCTGCGCCCGCACCCGCACCCGCACTCGCACCCGCATCTGTGATAAACGAATCCACAGGATCGCAGTCGGGTTTGAGTACCTCTGGCTCGCTGAACAACAGCCTAAAGCCCGTCGAGAAGATCGTGCTGAAGACGAACACTCCCGGGCAGGATCTGCTGGAGTGGTGCAAAGAGGTTACCAAAGACTACCAAAATGTTAAGGTCACCAACCTGACGACCAGCTGGCGCAACGGCATGGCCTTCTGCGCCATCATCCATCACTTTGCGCCGGAGCTCAT TGACATGTCCCAGCTGAGCGCCCATGATGTGGTGGGTAACTGTCGCATTGCCTTTGACGCGGCGGAATCCTTGGGAATACCGCGGGTAATCGAGCCGCGGGAAATGAACATGCTGACAGTGCCAGACAAGTTGGGCGTGATGACCTATTTGCATCAGTTGAGGGCGCATTTCACCGGCAAGCAGCTGAAAATCGAGCAAATTG GATCCACGGCAGATGAGTCGAGCTACGTGATTGGAGACTATATGTCCGACAATTTGTCGCAGAGTCGCATCGTCTTTTCTCACCCGAAGAGTTTGCTGCTGCATCAAAACTCCATCGATGAGGAGATCATGGGACACAACAAGTCAGAGCAACTGTCGCCCACTAGGAAAAAGGATGTGAAGAATCAGATTCTGAACAACTCGAAGAACATACTGGACAAGGTGATGTCGCCCACCAAGGACAAGAACTCGATCAACGCATCGCAGCATGCCAATCAGTCGTCGGTGCTCAGCGGCCAGACGTCGCCTCCGCCGCAGGAGGACTCCCTGGACGAAGGTCCTCCCGTGGGTGGCAAGGAGAACATCTCCAAATCCGTCATTGATCCCCAGGCGGCCAGT CGAATCCTAACGCGCCACAAGCTGATGAGCGAAAAAGCCAAGCTGATGATGGAAAAGCTAAAGCTTTACAATTCCAGCGAGGCGAACGAC GAGGATCGACAGGCGCGTCTGCGGGAACAGGCTCGTCGCCTCATCCTGGAGACGCGTGTGCGGAGCGGCGGCTCCGTCGAGAGCCCAACCAGCCCCACGAGGCCCAAGCTGGAGCGGACCATCTCGCCCATCCACAACGGAGCCGAGGAGTTTTACCTGGAGCAGTCAAAGAAGCTGGATGCGCAGGAACCGGGCAGTCCTAGTCATAGGTTAAGTGGTCTTAAGGGCCTCGGAGTTAATGGCAGTCCCCTGCAGTCCTTTAACGCAATTGTGGACCGCGTCTCACCAAAGCACGAAAAGAGG GGTGACAAGATGTCCTACATTGAATCCGAGCTGGAGGCCCTGGAGCGGGAGCAGGAGGCCATCGACCAGAAGGCCAGCAGTCTGGAGGCCAAGCTGCGCGCCGTGATGGGCGGCAATCCAA AGACCGAGGAAACGGAGGAGCAACTGCTATCGCAATGGTTTACGCTGGTCAACAAAAAGAACGCACTTCTCCGGCGACAAATGCAGCTGAACATACT CGAACAGGAAAAAGATTTGGAGCGAAAGCATACAATGCTGAACCAGGAGCTGCGGGCGGCGCAATCTGTGGAGGATTGGCGCAAGACGGAAGTGCAGCGGGAGAAGGAGCGGCTGCTGCTCGAGGAGCTGATGACGATTGTCGACAAGCGTGACCAGTTGGTGCAGCATCTGCACAACCAAGAGAAAGC GATCGAGGACGACCAGGAGATCGCGAAGGTACTGGAGCACGTGGACATCAGCGAAAAAGACAAATGTGTTCTTCAATAG